A single genomic interval of Stenotrophomonas sp. ZAC14D1_NAIMI4_1 harbors:
- the sdhD gene encoding succinate dehydrogenase, hydrophobic membrane anchor protein yields MSKFRTPLKNVRGLGSAKTGTEHFVHQRLTAAALVVLGLWFLVFVVRMAGADYATAVATIAKPWNAVPLIGLLITMFWHAQLGMQVVLEDYIHESLLALVLQTAVKFVAVLGMIVSVFAVGRIALGVA; encoded by the coding sequence ATGAGCAAGTTCCGTACCCCGCTGAAGAACGTGCGCGGCCTTGGCTCGGCCAAGACCGGCACCGAGCACTTCGTGCACCAGCGCCTGACCGCCGCCGCCCTGGTGGTGCTGGGCCTGTGGTTCCTGGTGTTCGTGGTGCGCATGGCCGGCGCCGACTACGCCACGGCCGTGGCCACCATCGCCAAGCCGTGGAATGCCGTGCCGCTGATCGGCCTGCTGATCACCATGTTCTGGCACGCACAGCTCGGCATGCAGGTCGTGCTGGAAGATTACATCCACGAATCGCTGCTGGCCCTGGTGCTGCAGACCGCGGTGAAGTTCGTCGCCGTGCTCGGCATGATCGTCAGTGTGTTTGCGGTGGGCCGCATCGCCCTCGGCGTTGCCTGA
- a CDS encoding folate-binding protein YgfZ — translation MPDNLPPAFVAYPRLPGHQLLSLQGVDAAVFAHAQFSSDVTALPLQHWQWSAWLSAKGRTLAVFQLLRLAEDHVMLVLADGDADAIASQLQRFVFRRKVKLQVHADLAVAGAFTAPEAASGAAIAGGGEAGWELDLGSDALPRTLRIGPAEGFAAGSEADEAAFALAWRQADLRFGLPRLDESQREVWTPQQLGLDRLNGYSVKKGCYPGQEIVARTHFLGKAKRAVQLLHTAAPAQAGDGVQQDGAALGSIASVAADLALAVLPLETSDAELQVGGVAAQRMPLLDGLAR, via the coding sequence GTGCCTGACAACCTTCCCCCTGCTTTCGTCGCATATCCGCGCCTGCCCGGCCACCAGTTGCTGAGCCTGCAGGGCGTGGATGCGGCCGTTTTCGCCCATGCCCAGTTCAGCAGCGACGTCACCGCCCTGCCCCTGCAGCACTGGCAATGGAGCGCGTGGCTGAGCGCCAAGGGCCGCACCCTGGCGGTGTTCCAGCTGCTGCGGCTGGCCGAGGATCACGTGATGCTGGTGCTGGCCGATGGCGATGCAGATGCGATTGCGTCGCAACTGCAGCGCTTCGTGTTCCGCCGCAAGGTGAAGCTGCAGGTGCACGCGGATCTGGCCGTGGCCGGTGCCTTCACTGCACCGGAAGCGGCCAGTGGCGCAGCGATCGCCGGGGGTGGCGAGGCGGGCTGGGAGCTGGACCTGGGCAGCGATGCCCTGCCGCGCACTCTGCGCATTGGGCCGGCTGAGGGATTTGCGGCCGGCAGCGAGGCCGATGAAGCCGCGTTCGCCCTGGCCTGGCGCCAGGCCGACCTGCGCTTCGGCCTGCCCCGCCTGGACGAAAGCCAGCGCGAAGTGTGGACGCCGCAGCAGCTGGGCCTGGACCGGCTGAACGGCTACAGCGTGAAGAAGGGCTGCTACCCGGGCCAGGAAATCGTGGCCCGCACCCATTTCCTCGGCAAGGCCAAGCGTGCGGTGCAGCTGCTGCATACCGCCGCCCCGGCACAGGCCGGCGATGGCGTGCAGCAGGACGGTGCGGCGCTGGGCAGCATTGCCAGCGTGGCCGCCGACCTGGCCCTGGCCGTGCTGCCACTGGAAACCAGCGACGCCGAACTGCAGGTGGGCGGCGTGGCCGCGCAGCGCATGCCGCTGCTGGACGGCCTGGCGCGCTGA
- the ugpC gene encoding sn-glycerol-3-phosphate ABC transporter ATP-binding protein UgpC, with protein sequence MAKVQLQGVRKVYDNGQVAVKDATFEVADGELMVLVGPSGCGKSTLLRMVAGLEEISGGTLTIGDRVVNDVAPKDRDIAMVFQSYALYPHMTVAENLAFGLKLRGHDKATIDKRIAEAAQTLGLTEMMDKLPKAMSGGQRQRVALGRALVREPAVFLLDEPLSNLDAKLRHSVRTEIAQLHRKLGTTMIYVTHDQVEAMTLGQRIVVLKDGIIQQIDTPMALYDRPANLFVAGFLGSPAMNVLRGTLQGDAAGVSVLDGEWRAPLGQATIDPAWLQKPIAVGVRPEHLQPAGADDTHAFTARIEGIEPVGNEIFVNMSSGKHALTMRVAPQSLPGVGEDIRVAIHPQGLHFFNADTGERL encoded by the coding sequence ATGGCAAAAGTGCAGTTGCAGGGTGTGCGCAAGGTCTACGACAACGGCCAGGTCGCGGTGAAGGACGCCACCTTCGAGGTCGCCGATGGCGAGCTCATGGTGCTGGTCGGACCGTCCGGCTGTGGCAAGTCGACCCTGCTGCGGATGGTGGCCGGCCTTGAGGAGATCAGTGGCGGCACGCTGACCATCGGCGACCGGGTGGTCAACGATGTGGCGCCGAAGGACCGCGACATCGCCATGGTGTTCCAGAGTTATGCGCTGTACCCGCACATGACCGTGGCCGAGAACCTGGCCTTCGGCCTGAAGCTGCGTGGCCACGACAAGGCGACCATCGACAAGCGCATCGCCGAGGCGGCGCAGACGCTGGGCCTGACCGAAATGATGGACAAGCTGCCAAAGGCGATGTCCGGCGGCCAGCGCCAGCGCGTGGCCCTGGGCCGTGCACTGGTGCGCGAACCGGCGGTGTTCCTGCTGGACGAGCCACTGTCCAACCTGGATGCCAAGCTTCGCCACAGCGTGCGTACCGAGATCGCGCAGCTGCACCGCAAGCTGGGCACCACCATGATCTACGTGACGCATGACCAGGTGGAAGCAATGACCTTGGGCCAGCGCATCGTGGTGCTGAAGGACGGCATCATCCAGCAGATCGACACGCCGATGGCGCTGTATGACCGCCCGGCCAACCTGTTCGTGGCCGGCTTCCTCGGCAGCCCCGCGATGAACGTGCTGCGCGGCACGCTGCAGGGCGATGCTGCAGGTGTGTCGGTGCTCGACGGCGAATGGCGCGCGCCGCTGGGCCAGGCCACCATCGACCCGGCGTGGCTGCAGAAGCCGATTGCCGTGGGCGTGCGTCCGGAGCACCTGCAGCCGGCGGGTGCCGACGATACGCATGCGTTCACCGCACGCATCGAGGGCATCGAGCCGGTCGGCAACGAGATCTTCGTCAACATGAGCAGCGGCAAGCATGCCCTGACCATGCGCGTGGCGCCGCAGTCGCTGCCGGGCGTGGGCGAGGACATCCGCGTGGCGATCCACCCGCAGGGCCTGCATTTCTTCAATGCCGATACCGGCGAGCGCCTGTAA
- a CDS encoding DUF1674 domain-containing protein, whose translation MIGQTTPTPDDETEAPLVPAAPVPVEKPEAEEEFGGRGGLDPVRYGDWEKNGRCIDF comes from the coding sequence ATGATAGGCCAAACAACCCCCACTCCCGACGACGAAACTGAAGCCCCGCTGGTTCCCGCGGCACCTGTGCCCGTGGAAAAACCAGAGGCGGAAGAAGAATTCGGCGGCCGCGGCGGACTTGATCCGGTGCGGTATGGCGATTGGGAGAAAAACGGACGCTGCATCGATTTCTGA
- the sdhC gene encoding succinate dehydrogenase, cytochrome b556 subunit, with amino-acid sequence MATRQRPLSPHLQVYRWQIQMATSILHRATGVFLSVGALIIAAGLLALMMGPDSWNCFTGHAGAWYGRVFLFAWTWSFAYHLCNGIRHVVQDFAVGFSIPAFVRSSWISVFGSLVITALVWAYVLFGGAA; translated from the coding sequence ATGGCGACCAGACAACGCCCCCTATCCCCGCACCTTCAGGTGTATCGCTGGCAGATTCAGATGGCCACCTCGATCCTGCATCGAGCCACTGGCGTCTTTCTGTCCGTGGGTGCCCTCATCATCGCCGCTGGCCTGCTGGCCCTGATGATGGGACCCGATTCCTGGAACTGCTTCACCGGTCATGCCGGGGCCTGGTATGGCCGCGTGTTCCTGTTTGCGTGGACATGGTCGTTCGCCTATCACCTGTGCAATGGCATCCGCCATGTCGTGCAGGACTTCGCCGTCGGCTTCAGCATCCCGGCCTTCGTCCGCAGCAGCTGGATCTCGGTCTTCGGCAGCCTGGTGATCACCGCGCTGGTCTGGGCCTACGTGTTGTTCGGAGGTGCCGCATGA
- the zwf gene encoding glucose-6-phosphate dehydrogenase — protein MHDTLFLFGATGDLAQRYLFPSLLRLLGDGLLPEDFRIRALALSGHDTEAFHDILRPRLQQAMPMASQEDIASLLRRIDYRSVDLRDVDSVAAAVSDLVDRRCVSYLAIPPGLYISTCEGLAKGGALAAPSRLMLEKPIGSDSESAEEIISTIGQWIDEDRVFRLDHYLGKAAVQNLIALRFGNTLLEAVWNRNYIESVHILVAESEGVDGRDAYYARSGALRDMVQSHILQLLCMVAMEPPASLEADRIRDEKVKVLRALRPLDARHAARDSIRGRYTAGSINGQPAQAYQPPEGSDVETFAGVTAHIDNWRWSGVPFHLVTGKRLPERTTRVVVTLKPVTHWLFERPQRAQAAPNRLVFQLQPQENIELGLMSSLAGPEWGALELHPLELELSVPTGLHRRIAYERLFLDAFNGNHTLFVRDDEVRAAWAWIDSVADAWKAANLPLEPYPAGQWGPDNATDFLPQGVDAPDSGASA, from the coding sequence ATGCACGACACCCTCTTCCTGTTTGGTGCCACAGGTGATCTGGCCCAGCGCTACCTGTTCCCTTCGCTGCTGCGCCTGCTTGGCGACGGCCTGCTGCCGGAGGACTTCCGCATCCGTGCGCTGGCCCTGTCCGGCCATGACACCGAAGCCTTCCATGACATCCTGCGGCCGCGCCTGCAGCAGGCCATGCCGATGGCCAGCCAGGAGGACATCGCCTCCCTGCTGCGCCGCATCGACTACCGCTCGGTGGACCTGCGCGACGTCGACTCGGTCGCCGCCGCGGTGTCCGACCTGGTCGACCGCCGCTGCGTCAGCTACCTGGCCATCCCGCCGGGCCTGTACATCTCCACCTGCGAAGGCCTGGCCAAGGGCGGCGCCCTGGCAGCACCGTCGCGCCTGATGCTGGAAAAGCCGATCGGCAGCGACAGCGAAAGCGCCGAGGAGATCATCTCCACCATCGGCCAGTGGATCGACGAAGACCGCGTGTTCCGCCTGGACCATTACCTGGGCAAGGCGGCGGTGCAGAACCTGATCGCCCTGCGCTTCGGCAACACGCTGCTGGAAGCGGTGTGGAACCGCAACTACATCGAATCGGTGCACATCCTGGTGGCCGAGAGCGAAGGCGTGGACGGCCGCGATGCCTACTACGCCCGCTCCGGCGCCCTGCGCGACATGGTGCAGAGCCACATCCTGCAGCTGCTGTGCATGGTGGCGATGGAGCCGCCGGCCTCGCTCGAAGCCGACCGCATCCGCGACGAGAAGGTCAAGGTGCTGCGCGCCCTGCGCCCGCTCGATGCCAGGCACGCGGCGCGTGACAGCATCCGTGGCCGCTACACCGCCGGCAGTATCAACGGCCAGCCCGCCCAGGCCTACCAGCCGCCGGAAGGCAGCGACGTGGAAACCTTCGCCGGCGTCACCGCGCACATCGACAACTGGCGCTGGAGCGGCGTGCCGTTCCACCTGGTGACCGGCAAGCGCCTGCCCGAGCGCACCACCCGCGTGGTGGTCACGCTGAAGCCGGTCACCCACTGGCTGTTCGAGCGCCCGCAGCGTGCGCAGGCCGCGCCGAACCGCCTGGTGTTCCAGCTGCAGCCGCAGGAAAACATCGAGCTGGGCCTGATGAGCAGCCTGGCCGGCCCGGAATGGGGCGCGCTGGAACTGCACCCGCTGGAACTGGAACTGTCCGTGCCGACCGGCCTGCACCGCCGCATCGCCTACGAACGCCTGTTCCTGGATGCCTTCAACGGCAACCACACCCTGTTCGTGCGCGATGACGAAGTGCGCGCGGCCTGGGCCTGGATCGACAGCGTGGCCGATGCCTGGAAGGCCGCCAACCTGCCGCTGGAGCCCTACCCGGCCGGCCAGTGGGGCCCGGACAACGCCACCGATTTCCTGCCGCAGGGCGTGGACGCACCGGACAGCGGAGCATCGGCATGA